One window from the genome of Streptomyces sp. NBC_01476 encodes:
- a CDS encoding ABC transporter permease, translating to MTALHQQAEPSSAGPGERAPRHLPLPRPRLGDTGGVLVALIVLVVVSSIAQPAFFTWPNLMNIVGANSVAMSLGIGSTFVIIAGGIDLSVVSMTAAAGMGLGLLLDSGAPTAVCVLGTLVVGAGLGVVNGVLISRLKISFLVVTLGMASIAASLALVVHNGSTVNVFAKPHFGPVHTFATGDVGSVPVILIFDVVLVLLAAGVLGYTRFGRSVFAVGSNAEAARLNGINVKNTTAIVYTLAGLGAGIGSVVQVGRLTGASPQIDPSLLNGVLAAVLIGGTSFSGGKGSIWGTVLGVLFLGVVQNIMTLADISSFWRQAVNGLLLILAVGLGAARWQSRRRRRPEAAVPLIKEAR from the coding sequence ATGACAGCTCTTCACCAGCAGGCTGAACCCTCCAGCGCCGGGCCCGGTGAGCGGGCACCGCGGCACCTGCCGCTGCCGCGTCCGCGGCTGGGTGACACCGGTGGTGTCCTCGTCGCCCTGATCGTCCTGGTCGTGGTCTCCTCGATCGCCCAGCCGGCCTTCTTCACCTGGCCCAATCTGATGAACATCGTGGGCGCCAACAGCGTCGCCATGTCGCTGGGGATCGGCTCCACCTTCGTCATCATCGCCGGCGGCATCGACCTGTCCGTGGTCTCGATGACCGCGGCGGCCGGCATGGGCCTCGGCCTGCTGCTGGACTCCGGGGCGCCGACCGCCGTGTGTGTGCTCGGCACCCTGGTCGTCGGCGCGGGACTCGGCGTCGTCAACGGTGTGCTGATCTCCCGGCTGAAGATCTCCTTCCTGGTGGTCACGCTGGGCATGGCGTCCATCGCGGCGAGCCTGGCGCTGGTGGTGCACAACGGCTCCACGGTCAATGTCTTCGCCAAGCCGCACTTCGGGCCGGTGCACACCTTCGCCACCGGCGACGTGGGATCGGTGCCGGTCATCCTGATCTTCGACGTGGTGCTGGTCCTGCTTGCCGCCGGCGTGCTCGGCTACACCCGCTTCGGCCGCTCGGTGTTCGCGGTCGGATCGAACGCGGAGGCGGCCCGGCTCAACGGCATCAACGTCAAGAACACCACCGCGATCGTCTACACCCTGGCCGGTCTCGGCGCCGGCATCGGCAGCGTCGTCCAGGTCGGCCGGCTCACCGGCGCCTCGCCGCAGATCGACCCCTCACTGCTCAACGGCGTGCTCGCCGCGGTCCTGATCGGCGGCACCTCCTTCAGCGGCGGCAAGGGCAGCATCTGGGGGACGGTGCTGGGCGTCCTCTTCCTCGGCGTGGTGCAGAACATCATGACGCTGGCCGACATCTCCAGCTTCTGGCGGCAGGCGGTCAACGGTCTGCTGCTGATCCTCGCGGTCGGCCTGGGCGCGGCCCGCTGGCAGAGCCGGCGCCGCCGCCGGCCCGAGGCGGCCGTGCCCCTGATCAAGGAGGCGCGGTGA
- a CDS encoding DUF397 domain-containing protein has product MDHIRNGMSAADLGAHGWRKPWSDDAGGACVEAMKLPDGRVALRQSTDPGGPALIYNRREIESFINGTKAGDADFLLQQ; this is encoded by the coding sequence GTGGATCACATTCGCAACGGCATGAGTGCCGCCGACCTCGGAGCCCACGGCTGGCGCAAGCCGTGGAGCGACGACGCCGGCGGAGCGTGCGTCGAAGCGATGAAGCTGCCCGACGGACGGGTCGCGCTGCGCCAGTCCACGGACCCCGGCGGACCCGCGTTGATCTACAACCGCCGGGAGATCGAGAGCTTCATCAACGGCACCAAGGCCGGCGACGCCGACTTCCTGCTCCAGCAGTGA
- a CDS encoding helix-turn-helix domain-containing protein, translated as MAAIDNGWGGGPPTVLRMILGRQLEELRTRAGVTFEEAGETIGMSHSTIRRMEQAKVARLRLSDVERLLRTYGIKDAGEIETFLELAREANKHGWWHTYRDVMPDWFGAYLSLEQAAVTIRAYEAQFIPGLLQTEEYARALLTSGSPQAPAEEIDRRVALRLERQQILTRRQPPLLWAVLDETVLHWPVGGDKVMRAQIDHLLEIGALPHVRVQMMPFANGPHPATRAGAFQLFRFEATELPDVVYLGGLIGSTYLDKQDDVAVYREAMDRLAAQAASEKKTKALLSALRKEL; from the coding sequence ATGGCGGCCATCGACAACGGGTGGGGTGGCGGTCCCCCGACGGTGCTGCGGATGATCCTCGGGCGTCAGCTGGAGGAGTTGAGAACACGCGCCGGCGTGACCTTCGAAGAGGCCGGCGAGACCATCGGGATGAGCCACTCGACGATCCGCAGGATGGAGCAGGCCAAGGTCGCCCGGCTGCGCCTGTCCGACGTCGAAAGGCTGCTGCGCACGTACGGCATCAAGGACGCGGGCGAGATCGAGACCTTCCTCGAACTCGCCCGTGAGGCCAACAAGCACGGCTGGTGGCACACCTACCGTGATGTGATGCCGGACTGGTTCGGCGCCTACCTCAGCCTGGAGCAGGCGGCTGTCACCATCCGCGCCTACGAGGCGCAGTTCATCCCCGGGCTGCTGCAGACCGAGGAGTACGCCCGGGCGCTGCTCACCTCCGGCAGTCCGCAGGCCCCGGCGGAGGAGATCGACCGGCGGGTCGCGCTGCGGCTTGAGCGGCAGCAGATCCTCACCCGCCGGCAGCCGCCGCTGCTGTGGGCGGTGCTGGACGAGACGGTCCTGCACTGGCCGGTCGGCGGGGACAAGGTGATGCGCGCGCAGATCGACCATCTGCTGGAGATCGGCGCGCTGCCGCATGTCCGGGTGCAGATGATGCCGTTCGCCAACGGGCCGCATCCGGCGACCCGGGCCGGCGCCTTCCAGCTCTTCAGGTTCGAGGCCACGGAGTTGCCGGACGTGGTCTACCTGGGCGGTCTGATCGGCTCGACCTATCTCGACAAACAGGACGACGTGGCCGTGTACCGGGAAGCGATGGACCGGCTCGCCGCTCAGGCGGCGAGCGAGAAGAAGACCAAGGCACTCCTGAGTGCCCTACGCAAGGAGCTCTGA
- a CDS encoding ATP-binding protein: MTVSPSPAAAGGQPHTAFRVPAHPTAVRTVRRAARVELRGWGVPDAVCDDVELIISELVTNAIVHTVSDSVTCRLRGGPEIRVEVGSEGRAGTQGDARPPGEGGRGLVVVEALSTSWGIDVATPGAGWTAWATVTVSAPAARHGEDPR; this comes from the coding sequence GTGACCGTCTCCCCGTCCCCCGCCGCGGCCGGCGGGCAGCCGCACACCGCCTTCCGCGTCCCCGCGCACCCGACCGCCGTCCGCACCGTCCGCCGCGCGGCGCGCGTCGAACTGCGCGGCTGGGGCGTACCGGACGCGGTGTGCGACGACGTCGAGCTGATCATCTCCGAACTGGTGACCAACGCCATCGTGCACACCGTCAGTGACAGCGTCACCTGCCGGCTGCGCGGCGGACCGGAGATCCGCGTGGAGGTCGGCTCCGAAGGACGCGCCGGGACCCAGGGCGACGCCCGGCCGCCCGGCGAGGGCGGCCGGGGGCTGGTCGTCGTCGAAGCGCTGAGCACGTCCTGGGGGATCGACGTCGCCACGCCCGGGGCCGGGTGGACCGCCTGGGCCACGGTGACCGTATCCGCCCCGGCGGCCCGGCACGGAGAGGACCCGCGATGA
- a CDS encoding LacI family DNA-binding transcriptional regulator, producing MTTTMTDVAREAGVSASTVSRVFSLPETVRADTRERVLAVAQRLDFTPNRLASSLARGRTRTLGLLVPDVANPYFAEIIKSVQHRARAKDHALFLAGTGDLPADAYDLAHAMARQTDGLLLAGPRMPEEMLRALAAAGPVVLVGTHLPEMACSYAELPTGMGQAVRHLAALGHRRIVYVNGTRTARTPGHRQPVQRACDTYGVELVEHLGPFDLTFDNGVAAADLVPTSGATAVIAHNEMVAHGVAAGFARQGYTVPGDFALVTVDDTFMARTIHPALTAVHVPIDAMGTHGVDLLLERIADPEAPPRAVALPTGLVVRASTGQRA from the coding sequence GTGACCACCACCATGACCGACGTCGCGCGCGAGGCGGGGGTGTCCGCATCCACCGTCTCGCGCGTGTTCAGCCTGCCGGAGACGGTCCGCGCGGACACCCGCGAGCGGGTGCTGGCCGTCGCCCAGCGGCTGGACTTCACACCCAACCGGCTGGCCAGCTCGCTGGCCAGAGGCCGCACCCGCACCCTTGGCCTGCTCGTCCCCGACGTCGCCAACCCGTACTTCGCCGAGATCATCAAGTCCGTCCAGCACCGGGCACGGGCCAAGGACCACGCACTGTTCCTGGCCGGCACCGGCGATCTGCCCGCCGACGCGTACGACCTCGCCCACGCCATGGCCCGGCAGACCGACGGCCTGCTGCTGGCCGGCCCGCGGATGCCCGAGGAGATGCTCCGCGCCCTCGCCGCCGCGGGCCCCGTCGTCCTGGTCGGCACGCACCTGCCGGAGATGGCCTGTTCGTACGCCGAACTGCCGACCGGCATGGGGCAGGCGGTACGCCACCTGGCCGCCCTGGGGCACCGGCGGATCGTCTACGTCAACGGCACCCGGACCGCCCGTACCCCCGGACACCGGCAGCCGGTCCAGCGGGCCTGCGACACCTATGGCGTCGAACTCGTCGAGCACCTGGGCCCCTTCGACCTCACCTTCGACAACGGTGTGGCCGCCGCGGACCTGGTCCCGACCAGCGGGGCGACCGCGGTCATCGCCCACAACGAGATGGTGGCCCACGGCGTCGCCGCCGGCTTCGCCCGCCAGGGATACACGGTGCCGGGGGACTTCGCCCTGGTGACCGTGGACGACACCTTCATGGCACGTACCATCCACCCGGCGCTCACCGCGGTCCACGTCCCCATCGACGCCATGGGCACCCACGGCGTCGATCTGCTGCTGGAACGGATCGCCGACCCTGAGGCGCCGCCGCGTGCGGTCGCACTGCCGACCGGCCTGGTGGTGCGGGCGTCGACCGGGCAACGGGCGTAG
- a CDS encoding alpha/beta fold hydrolase — protein MRDIELAEPDGEQIAAGPHTIHCIDLGTGRPTVFLHGGGPGCSGWTDFGSVAGSFAADRRVLLMDMLHFGRSSKEPFRAPRWSYHGQVIGQALDAIGVTGADFVCNSIGGSAALALAAERPELVRRLVVTGSEPVRRGARPPTPELGVKGRTAWEDYYGGAGPDRDKLLAIMAELEWTGARDIPRWTYDLRWELSRDPALIALGPDWSAEGGRGIPQDLEEHLGLVRAPTLFLWGDRDAFLVPEYALGLTRLVAGSSLYVMANGPHHMEEEQPAEYTAVVKAFLDT, from the coding sequence GTGCGTGACATCGAACTGGCCGAGCCCGACGGCGAGCAGATCGCGGCCGGCCCGCACACCATCCACTGCATCGACCTGGGCACCGGCCGCCCCACGGTGTTCCTGCACGGCGGCGGCCCCGGCTGCTCGGGCTGGACGGACTTCGGCAGCGTCGCCGGTTCGTTCGCCGCCGACCGCCGGGTCCTGCTGATGGACATGCTGCACTTCGGCCGTTCCAGCAAGGAGCCGTTCCGGGCGCCCCGCTGGAGCTACCACGGGCAGGTCATCGGGCAGGCGCTGGACGCGATCGGTGTCACCGGAGCCGACTTCGTCTGCAACTCGATCGGCGGGTCGGCGGCGCTGGCGCTGGCCGCCGAACGCCCCGAACTGGTGCGCCGCCTGGTGGTCACCGGGAGCGAGCCGGTCCGGCGCGGGGCCCGGCCGCCGACGCCCGAACTCGGCGTCAAGGGCCGGACCGCCTGGGAGGACTACTACGGCGGCGCGGGCCCGGACCGCGACAAGCTCCTGGCGATCATGGCCGAGCTGGAGTGGACCGGCGCGCGGGACATACCGCGCTGGACCTACGACCTGCGCTGGGAGCTCAGCCGTGACCCCGCGCTGATCGCGCTCGGGCCCGACTGGTCGGCGGAGGGCGGGCGCGGGATCCCACAGGACCTTGAGGAGCACCTGGGCCTGGTGCGGGCGCCGACGCTGTTCCTGTGGGGCGACCGGGACGCCTTCCTGGTCCCCGAGTACGCGCTCGGCCTCACCCGGCTGGTGGCGGGCTCCTCGCTGTATGTGATGGCGAACGGCCCGCACCACATGGAGGAGGAGCAGCCGGCCGAGTACACCGCGGTCGTCAAGGCGTTCCTGGACACCTGA
- a CDS encoding sugar ABC transporter ATP-binding protein — protein MKSGNEQVSPVPLLRAEGITKRFGAAVVLQDATAEFHAGTVTALTGENGSGKSTLARILGGMLHPDAGRILLDGRRTRIPDAKAARAHGIALISQELTLAGDLTVAENVFLGRLPVSGRLAVSWRRLRSAAADLLETYGMPLDPRARVADLPIEAQQQVEIARALATDPRVLILDEATSSLSEHAADRLLELVEQRRRSGTAVVMITHRMNEIYRAASRAAVLRDGRIVATVGIPDTPEEELVRLMVGRELGDYYGRRSHSLDGSPAALTAVGLTAPAHGLRRVDLTVRAGEIVGVAGLSGSGKETLGHALAGAVPARGRVEVTGRTVRLGRPGAVLRDGLGFVPEDRKAKSLLLERSVTENFALAWPQHVFRYGIRRPRTETGRVVAALRRYGVRTASAHLPVLALSGGNQQKITVGRLFDLNLPVYVLSEPTRGIDVGSRSAIYGLLREQTARGAGVVFISSELNELCGVCDRVLAMYEGAVVAEFTGPEITEEAVNRAMVTGRPQRKAA, from the coding sequence ATGAAATCGGGAAACGAGCAGGTCAGCCCGGTGCCCCTGCTGCGGGCCGAGGGAATCACGAAGCGGTTCGGCGCCGCTGTCGTACTACAGGACGCCACTGCGGAATTTCATGCCGGCACCGTCACCGCACTTACCGGCGAGAATGGTTCGGGAAAGTCGACGCTCGCCCGGATCCTCGGCGGAATGCTCCATCCCGACGCGGGACGGATACTGCTGGACGGCCGGCGGACCCGTATTCCGGACGCGAAGGCCGCCCGCGCGCACGGGATCGCGCTGATCAGCCAGGAGCTGACGCTGGCCGGTGACCTCACGGTCGCCGAGAACGTCTTCCTGGGCCGGCTGCCGGTGTCCGGCCGGCTGGCGGTGTCGTGGCGGCGGCTGCGGTCGGCCGCGGCGGACCTGCTGGAGACGTACGGGATGCCGCTCGACCCCCGTGCGCGGGTCGCGGACCTGCCGATCGAGGCGCAGCAACAGGTGGAGATCGCCCGCGCGCTGGCCACCGACCCCAGGGTGCTGATCCTGGACGAGGCCACCAGCTCGCTCTCCGAGCACGCCGCCGACCGGCTGCTCGAACTCGTCGAGCAGCGGCGCCGGTCCGGCACCGCGGTGGTGATGATCACGCACCGGATGAACGAGATCTACCGGGCCGCCTCCCGTGCCGCCGTCCTGCGCGACGGCCGGATCGTCGCCACCGTCGGCATCCCGGACACCCCGGAGGAGGAACTGGTCCGCCTCATGGTGGGGCGTGAACTGGGCGACTACTACGGGCGCCGATCCCACTCGCTGGACGGTTCGCCGGCCGCGCTGACCGCTGTCGGCCTGACCGCGCCCGCCCACGGGCTCCGCCGGGTCGACCTCACCGTGCGGGCCGGCGAGATCGTCGGTGTGGCCGGCCTGTCGGGCTCCGGCAAGGAGACCCTCGGCCACGCGCTGGCCGGCGCCGTGCCGGCCAGGGGGCGGGTGGAGGTCACCGGCCGCACGGTCCGGCTCGGCCGGCCGGGGGCGGTGCTCCGCGACGGCCTCGGATTCGTCCCCGAGGACCGCAAGGCCAAGTCCCTGCTGCTGGAGCGGTCGGTCACCGAGAACTTCGCCCTCGCCTGGCCCCAGCACGTCTTCCGGTACGGCATCCGCAGGCCGCGGACCGAGACCGGCCGGGTGGTGGCGGCGCTGCGCCGCTACGGCGTCCGTACCGCCTCCGCGCACCTGCCGGTGCTGGCGCTGTCCGGCGGCAACCAGCAGAAGATCACCGTCGGCCGGCTCTTCGACCTGAACCTCCCCGTCTACGTGCTCAGCGAGCCGACCCGGGGCATCGACGTCGGCTCCAGGAGCGCCATCTACGGCCTGCTGCGCGAACAGACCGCCCGGGGCGCGGGCGTGGTCTTCATCTCGTCGGAGCTGAACGAACTGTGCGGGGTGTGCGACCGGGTGCTGGCGATGTACGAGGGCGCGGTCGTCGCGGAGTTCACCGGGCCGGAGATCACCGAGGAAGCGGTCAACCGCGCCATGGTCACCGGCAGACCCCAGCGGAAAGCCGCCTGA
- a CDS encoding sugar ABC transporter substrate-binding protein: MHSRVSRLAFAGLAAGTLAVATACGNGGSGSTGSGSGSGGGLTVGLSSPVMAQEGQKNLSDGFKAAASSLGWKAKVYDANLSADTQVSNVQTMIDQQVGALGAWALDDNAIAGVYANAKGAGIPVVGVNSAGSGVTTAVWWEVNTCKSGGVVDQLAALFAKDKPHGKIAVISGPPAPSIVALTKCFTAAAKQAGLTVVTQQDNTQDTSSGASSLAQDLLSAHPDIDGFWSYNDASALGVSSAVIAAGKKVYSAADPGGIVVTGVNGDSSAITAVRSGTVTATVDTDPECTGWTVAAAMQAAKKGGAPAQYVVKSDIVTGATVKDFVAPKDRTCSLTDLPLVK; this comes from the coding sequence ATGCACAGCAGAGTTTCGCGCCTCGCCTTCGCCGGCCTGGCGGCCGGCACCCTGGCGGTCGCCACCGCGTGCGGCAACGGCGGTTCCGGCTCGACCGGGAGCGGTTCGGGCAGCGGCGGCGGGCTGACCGTCGGACTGTCCTCGCCGGTCATGGCCCAGGAGGGCCAGAAGAACCTCTCCGACGGCTTCAAGGCAGCCGCGTCCAGCCTCGGCTGGAAGGCCAAGGTCTACGACGCCAACCTGTCGGCCGACACCCAGGTGTCCAACGTCCAGACCATGATCGACCAGCAGGTCGGCGCGCTGGGTGCCTGGGCACTGGACGACAACGCCATCGCCGGGGTGTACGCCAACGCCAAGGGCGCCGGCATCCCGGTGGTCGGCGTCAACTCCGCCGGGTCGGGCGTGACCACCGCGGTGTGGTGGGAGGTCAACACCTGTAAGAGCGGCGGTGTCGTGGACCAGCTCGCCGCCTTGTTCGCCAAGGACAAGCCGCACGGGAAGATCGCGGTGATCTCCGGCCCGCCGGCCCCCTCGATCGTGGCGCTGACCAAGTGCTTCACCGCCGCGGCGAAGCAGGCCGGGCTGACCGTCGTCACCCAGCAGGACAACACCCAGGACACCAGCAGCGGCGCCTCCTCGCTGGCGCAGGACCTGCTCTCGGCCCACCCCGACATCGACGGCTTCTGGAGCTACAACGACGCCTCCGCGCTCGGTGTCTCCTCTGCTGTCATCGCCGCGGGCAAGAAGGTGTACTCGGCCGCCGATCCGGGCGGCATCGTCGTCACCGGGGTGAACGGCGACTCGTCGGCGATCACCGCGGTCCGCAGCGGCACCGTCACCGCGACGGTCGACACCGACCCGGAGTGCACCGGCTGGACGGTGGCCGCCGCCATGCAGGCCGCGAAGAAGGGCGGCGCCCCGGCGCAGTACGTGGTGAAGAGCGACATCGTCACCGGCGCGACGGTCAAGGACTTCGTGGCGCCGAAGGACCGCACCTGCTCGCTCACCGACCTTCCGCTGGTCAAGTGA
- a CDS encoding SAM-dependent methyltransferase, with protein sequence MPENGWPADRIDTKNPHPARVYDYILGGKDYYPPDKEAGDAMVEVWPAIVPHMLENRKFMHRVTRYLAQEAGIRQFVDIGTGIPTRPNVHEVAQAVDPASRVVYVDNDPIVLTLSEGLSSSTPEGRTEYIEADMRDPAAILGSPQFRETIDLGKPVALTFIAIVHLLMDEDDPLGIVRRLLEPLPSGSYLAMSIGTADFAPEEVGRVGREYAARGMPMRLRHLPEAQEYFEGLELVEPGVVQVHRWRPDGAVDPEVRDEQIAMYGAVARKP encoded by the coding sequence GTGCCCGAGAACGGCTGGCCGGCCGACCGTATCGACACCAAGAACCCGCATCCGGCGCGGGTGTACGACTACATCCTTGGTGGCAAGGACTACTACCCGCCCGACAAGGAAGCGGGCGACGCCATGGTGGAGGTGTGGCCCGCCATCGTGCCGCACATGCTGGAGAACCGGAAGTTCATGCACCGGGTCACCCGCTACCTGGCCCAGGAGGCCGGGATCCGCCAGTTCGTCGACATCGGTACCGGCATACCCACCCGGCCGAACGTGCACGAGGTCGCCCAGGCGGTGGACCCGGCGTCCCGGGTGGTCTACGTGGACAACGACCCGATCGTCCTCACCTTGTCGGAGGGCCTGTCCTCCAGCACTCCGGAGGGGCGCACCGAGTACATCGAGGCGGACATGCGGGACCCGGCCGCCATCCTCGGCTCGCCGCAGTTCCGCGAGACCATCGACCTCGGCAAGCCGGTCGCGCTGACGTTCATCGCGATCGTGCACCTGCTGATGGACGAGGACGACCCGCTGGGCATCGTCCGGCGCCTTCTGGAGCCGCTGCCGTCCGGCAGCTATCTGGCGATGTCCATCGGCACCGCCGACTTCGCGCCGGAAGAGGTGGGCCGGGTGGGCCGCGAGTACGCCGCCCGGGGTATGCCGATGCGGCTGCGTCACCTCCCCGAGGCGCAGGAGTACTTCGAGGGGCTGGAACTGGTGGAGCCCGGCGTCGTCCAGGTCCACCGCTGGCGCCCGGACGGCGCGGTCGACCCGGAGGTCAGGGACGAGCAGATCGCGATGTACGGAGCGGTCGCCCGCAAGCCCTGA
- a CDS encoding acetylxylan esterase — protein sequence MALFDLPLEELRSYRPERAEPDDFDVFWKRTLDEAAQGGLDAEFRPYDAALSTVEVYDVSFSGWGGHRIAAWLIVPRGAESAGGAREPLPCVVQYIGYGGGRGLPHDHLVWPASDRAVLVVDTRGQGAAGRNNAGGTADPHGGAGPQAPGFMTRGILDPEDYYYRRVYTDAVRAVDVAASHPAVDAGRIYVCGTSQGGGIATAVAGLHRGVRAALIDVPFLAHFRRALTITDRDPYQEIVLFLATQRAAQERVFRTLSYFDGLHFAARATVPALYSVALMDQVCPPSTVYASFNHWAGEVKDITVYPWNGHEGGAAEHRSAQLHWLRDLEARA from the coding sequence ATGGCCCTGTTCGACCTGCCCCTTGAGGAACTGCGCAGCTACCGGCCGGAGCGTGCCGAGCCGGACGACTTCGACGTGTTCTGGAAGCGGACCCTCGACGAGGCGGCGCAGGGCGGCCTCGACGCCGAATTCCGGCCGTACGACGCCGCGTTGAGCACGGTCGAGGTCTACGACGTGTCCTTCTCCGGCTGGGGCGGGCACCGGATAGCGGCGTGGCTGATCGTGCCCAGGGGCGCGGAGAGCGCCGGGGGTGCGCGGGAACCGCTGCCCTGCGTGGTGCAGTACATCGGCTACGGCGGGGGCCGGGGGCTCCCCCACGACCATCTGGTCTGGCCCGCGAGCGACCGGGCGGTCCTGGTGGTGGACACCCGGGGCCAGGGCGCGGCGGGCCGCAACAACGCCGGTGGCACCGCGGACCCGCACGGCGGCGCCGGCCCGCAGGCGCCGGGCTTCATGACGCGCGGCATCCTGGACCCGGAGGACTACTACTACCGCCGGGTGTACACCGACGCGGTCCGGGCGGTGGACGTGGCGGCCTCGCACCCGGCGGTCGACGCCGGCCGGATCTACGTCTGCGGCACCAGCCAGGGCGGGGGTATCGCCACCGCGGTGGCGGGGCTGCACCGCGGGGTCCGCGCGGCGCTGATCGATGTGCCGTTCCTCGCGCACTTCCGGCGCGCGCTGACCATCACCGACCGCGACCCGTACCAGGAGATCGTGCTCTTCCTGGCGACGCAGCGTGCCGCGCAGGAGCGGGTCTTCCGGACGCTCTCCTACTTCGACGGCCTGCACTTCGCGGCCCGTGCCACCGTGCCGGCGCTGTACTCGGTGGCGCTGATGGACCAGGTCTGCCCGCCGTCCACGGTGTACGCGTCGTTCAACCACTGGGCGGGCGAGGTGAAGGACATCACCGTCTACCCGTGGAACGGGCACGAGGGCGGCGCCGCGGAGCACCGCTCCGCCCAGCTGCACTGGCTGCGGGATCTGGAGGCGCGGGCGTGA
- a CDS encoding Gfo/Idh/MocA family protein, with amino-acid sequence MTAKRAAIVGTGHRAQLFTEGLARRDHFDLAALCDPNPVRMAHHNRLLAALGQPEARTYHPDDFEKMLQHEGIEEVVVTTVDAHHDAYIVPALRAGCRVVTEKPMTTDADRCRRILDTVSRTGSPLAVAFNYRFNPVHELVRRELAAGSIGDVLSVHFEWLLDVRHGADYFRRWHRERDKSGGLMVHKAGHHFDLVNWWLGARPKRVYGAGRLGFYGRENGERHGRRADYVRAHGSAAAAGDPFALHLDENEGLRALYLDAEAEDGYHRDRNVFGDGITIEDDMAVLVQYDTGASMSYHLTAYSPWEGYRVMFNGTGGRLELEVVESQWQPPRARLSSAKGAVHGDTALDNAGGAQILLRPLWEPPRPVGIPQFDHAGHGGGDARMLRTLYDGEPGPAATATDGALALAIGLAANSSFTGGEAVDITDVVSVP; translated from the coding sequence ATGACCGCCAAACGGGCCGCCATCGTCGGCACAGGCCATCGCGCACAGCTCTTCACCGAAGGACTCGCCCGCCGCGACCACTTCGACCTCGCGGCGCTCTGCGACCCCAACCCGGTGCGCATGGCGCACCACAACAGGCTCCTCGCCGCCCTCGGGCAGCCCGAGGCCCGTACGTACCACCCCGACGACTTCGAGAAGATGCTGCAGCACGAGGGCATCGAGGAAGTCGTCGTCACGACCGTGGACGCGCACCACGACGCGTACATCGTCCCCGCGCTGCGGGCCGGCTGCCGGGTGGTGACCGAGAAGCCGATGACCACCGACGCCGACCGCTGCCGGCGCATCCTCGACACCGTCAGCCGGACCGGCAGCCCGCTGGCCGTCGCCTTCAACTACCGCTTCAACCCCGTGCACGAGCTGGTCCGCCGCGAACTCGCCGCGGGTTCCATCGGCGACGTGCTCTCGGTGCACTTCGAGTGGCTGCTCGACGTACGCCACGGCGCCGACTACTTCCGGCGCTGGCACCGGGAGAGGGACAAGAGCGGCGGCCTGATGGTCCACAAGGCCGGCCACCACTTCGACCTCGTCAACTGGTGGCTCGGCGCCCGTCCGAAGCGGGTCTACGGCGCGGGCAGGCTGGGCTTCTACGGCCGCGAGAACGGTGAGCGGCACGGCCGCCGCGCCGACTACGTCCGCGCGCACGGCTCCGCTGCCGCCGCCGGCGACCCGTTCGCCCTCCACCTGGACGAGAACGAAGGACTGCGCGCCCTCTACCTCGACGCCGAGGCCGAGGACGGCTACCACCGCGACCGCAACGTCTTCGGCGACGGCATCACCATCGAGGACGACATGGCGGTCCTCGTGCAGTACGACACCGGCGCCTCCATGTCCTACCACCTCACCGCCTACTCACCGTGGGAGGGCTACCGGGTGATGTTCAACGGCACCGGCGGGCGGCTGGAACTGGAAGTGGTGGAGAGCCAGTGGCAGCCGCCGCGGGCCCGGCTCTCCTCCGCCAAGGGCGCGGTGCACGGCGACACCGCGCTGGACAACGCGGGCGGCGCGCAGATTCTGCTCCGGCCGCTCTGGGAGCCCCCGCGCCCGGTCGGGATCCCGCAGTTCGACCACGCCGGGCACGGCGGCGGCGATGCGCGGATGCTGCGCACGCTGTACGACGGCGAGCCCGGGCCGGCCGCGACAGCCACCGACGGCGCCCTGGCCCTCGCCATCGGACTGGCCGCGAACAGCTCCTTCACCGGAGGTGAGGCGGTGGACATCACCGACGTGGTCAGCGTCCCGTGA
- a CDS encoding bifunctional 3-phenylpropionate/cinnamic acid dioxygenase ferredoxin subunit: protein MSASGQPEWTVVCRQDDLAPGEGIKVPGVCPPIAVFNVDGAFFAIDDTCTHSEYSLSDGYLDGDRIECELHFATFSVRTGEALTAPALDPVGTYPVRVEQGQVLVSAAGRCVIARSRA from the coding sequence GTGAGCGCGTCCGGGCAGCCGGAGTGGACCGTGGTCTGCCGGCAGGACGACCTCGCGCCGGGCGAGGGCATCAAGGTGCCGGGGGTCTGCCCGCCCATCGCGGTCTTCAACGTGGACGGCGCGTTCTTCGCCATCGACGACACCTGCACCCACTCCGAGTACTCGCTGTCCGACGGCTATCTCGACGGTGACCGGATCGAGTGCGAACTCCACTTCGCCACCTTCTCCGTCCGCACCGGTGAGGCCCTCACCGCGCCCGCCCTTGACCCGGTCGGCACCTACCCGGTGCGCGTCGAGCAGGGCCAGGTCCTGGTCTCGGCCGCCGGGCGCTGTGTGATCGCCCGGTCGCGCGCCTGA